From the Anaeromyxobacter dehalogenans 2CP-1 genome, the window ACCGCCGGGCTCTCGCACGAGATCCGCAACCCGCTCAACGCCGCGGCGCTCCAGCTCTCGGTGCTGGAGCGGCGCATCCAGAAGCTCGAGGCGGAGCGGCAGGGGCCGCTGCTCGAGCCGCTCACGCTGGTGAAGGACGAGATCCGCCGCCTCGACCACATCCTGGAGGACTTCCTCCAGTTCGCCCGCCCCCGCGAGTTCGTCCGCAAGGCCATCGAGGTCGCGCCGGTGATCACGAAGGTGGTGGACCTGCTCGGCGGCGAGGCCGAGCGCCGCGGCGTGCGCCTGGAGCGCGAGCTCGAGCCGGTGCCGCCGGTGGCGGGGGACGAGGAGCGGCTCCGGCAGGTGCTGGTGAACCTGTGCCTGAACGCGCTCGAGGCGGTGGACGCGCGCGGGCTGGTCCGCGTCTCGTGCCGGCCCGCACCCGCCGACGTCGATCACCCCGAGGCGCCGGCGATGGTCGACCTCCTCATCGACGACGACGGCCCGGGCGTCGTGCCCGACCAGCGCGACCGCATCTTCGAGCCGTTCTTCACCACCAAGGCGCGCGGCTCCGGCCTGGGGCTCTCCATCGTGCACGCGATCGTGACGCAGCACGGGGGCACCATCCGGATCGAGGACAGCCCGGAGGGCGGCGCGCGCTTCGTGCTGCGGCTCCCGCGCGCGCAGTGAGCGCGCGCGGCGCCGCGCCCTACTCCATCCCGCCGGCCTTCTCGGGCTCGTGCTCGCCGTCGTGGGAGTGGTCGTGCCCGGCCCCGCCCTCCCGGCCGCCCGCGGCGTACTCCTTCAGCCGGTACTGGATCTTGCGGACGCTGATCCCGAGGATCTCGGCCGCGCGCGAGGTGGAGCCGCCGACCATCTCGAGCGTGCGCAGGATGGCCTCGCGCTCGATCTCGTAGAGCGTCGCGCCCGGGATGAGCGCGCCC encodes:
- a CDS encoding sensor histidine kinase; this translates as MKHGGGPRRPRVLVVDDNASLVDNLSEILEGAGYAVAGAGSCAAALALAEQGFDVALVDLKLPDGDGTALAPRLKELSPNGEVVLLTGFATLESAVAAVRAGACAYLVKPCATQELLLTVEQAMRQVRLHQEKRDLASRAQMAEKLAAVGTMTAGLSHEIRNPLNAAALQLSVLERRIQKLEAERQGPLLEPLTLVKDEIRRLDHILEDFLQFARPREFVRKAIEVAPVITKVVDLLGGEAERRGVRLERELEPVPPVAGDEERLRQVLVNLCLNALEAVDARGLVRVSCRPAPADVDHPEAPAMVDLLIDDDGPGVVPDQRDRIFEPFFTTKARGSGLGLSIVHAIVTQHGGTIRIEDSPEGGARFVLRLPRAQ